In Actinoplanes sp. NBC_00393, a single genomic region encodes these proteins:
- a CDS encoding O-methyltransferase, which produces MAHELGLPCVSPGAGSVLRLLAAAGNAKAVVEIGTGTGVSGVWLLRGMRPDGVLTTIDVEHEHQRIARRVFLEAGFASSRTRIISGRALDVLPRLADGAYDLIFVDADTTEFAACTEAALRLLRTGGVLIVNGAHANGRISDPAARDVDTLTIRETVKTIRESDAWIPAVIPSGAGLLTAVKR; this is translated from the coding sequence CTGGCGCACGAGCTCGGCCTGCCCTGCGTCTCGCCCGGCGCGGGCTCCGTGCTGCGCCTGCTGGCAGCCGCGGGCAACGCCAAGGCCGTGGTCGAAATCGGCACCGGTACGGGTGTGAGCGGCGTCTGGCTCCTGCGGGGGATGCGCCCCGACGGGGTGCTCACCACGATCGACGTCGAGCACGAGCACCAGCGGATCGCCCGCCGGGTGTTCCTGGAGGCCGGCTTCGCGTCGTCGCGTACCCGGATCATCAGCGGCCGCGCGCTGGACGTGCTCCCCCGGCTGGCCGACGGCGCCTACGACCTGATCTTCGTGGACGCGGACACCACCGAGTTCGCCGCCTGCACCGAGGCCGCCCTGCGCCTGCTGCGCACCGGCGGCGTGCTGATCGTGAACGGCGCGCACGCGAACGGCCGGATCAGCGACCCGGCCGCCCGTGACGTGGACACCCTGACCATCCGGGAGACGGTCAAGACGATCCGTGAATCGGACGCCTGGATCCCCGCGGTGATCCCCTCCGGCGCCGGCCTACTGACCGCTGTGAAGCGCTGA
- a CDS encoding leucyl aminopeptidase family protein, producing the protein MFAIHLTGTPDETATWVVPVGPGGPHSVPEVGAEVAALAGQTEGAGEAGRIVALPRPLSRPRRVLLAGIGDGDEAGWRAAGAAVIREAADDEILEVRLPAGASEAALRGLTEGLWLGGYRYRDAPRQPRSGEVRVIADNPEGYAQSLTLARATATATWFARDLTNAPSSVKNPAWFADQIVAAAADRPGVTVTVRAGDELLRFGGLRAVGGGSVSPPRFVELSWHPPGATTHVVLVGKGITFDTGGISIKPRDSMKLMKKDMGGAAAVMAAALGVADLNLPVRVTALAPLAENAVSGSAFRPGDVITHYDGSTSENTNSDAEGRIVLADALAYAAEQLNPDLVLDLATLTGANAVALGKRTAALYSPDDDLAKALTEAGAAAGEQMWRLPLADDYVENLRSDIADRISAPPGPGSVMAALFLRDFFGDAKWAHLDMSAPSWAEAHDLDLTKGATGWGARTVLRYLSALHSGQ; encoded by the coding sequence GTGTTCGCTATCCACTTGACCGGCACTCCGGACGAAACGGCCACCTGGGTCGTCCCGGTCGGTCCGGGCGGGCCGCACTCCGTTCCCGAGGTCGGGGCCGAGGTGGCCGCTCTGGCCGGGCAGACCGAGGGTGCCGGGGAGGCCGGCCGGATCGTGGCGCTGCCACGGCCGCTGAGCCGTCCGCGCCGGGTGCTGCTCGCCGGCATCGGTGACGGCGACGAGGCGGGCTGGCGTGCCGCGGGCGCCGCGGTGATCCGGGAGGCGGCCGACGACGAGATCCTGGAGGTCCGGCTGCCGGCCGGCGCCTCCGAGGCCGCGCTGCGCGGCCTGACCGAAGGCCTCTGGCTGGGCGGCTACCGCTACCGCGACGCACCCAGGCAGCCGCGGTCCGGCGAGGTGCGGGTCATTGCCGACAACCCTGAGGGGTACGCGCAGAGCCTCACCCTGGCCCGCGCGACAGCCACCGCCACGTGGTTCGCCCGCGACCTGACGAACGCCCCGTCCTCGGTGAAGAACCCGGCCTGGTTCGCCGACCAGATCGTCGCCGCGGCCGCGGACCGCCCCGGTGTGACCGTGACCGTCCGGGCCGGCGACGAGCTGCTGCGCTTCGGCGGCCTGCGTGCCGTCGGCGGTGGATCGGTGTCGCCGCCGAGGTTCGTCGAGCTGTCCTGGCATCCGCCCGGTGCGACCACCCACGTGGTCCTGGTCGGCAAGGGCATCACGTTCGACACCGGCGGCATCTCGATCAAGCCGCGGGACAGCATGAAGCTGATGAAGAAAGACATGGGCGGGGCCGCTGCGGTGATGGCCGCCGCGCTCGGCGTCGCCGACCTGAACCTTCCGGTACGCGTGACCGCGCTGGCCCCGCTCGCCGAGAACGCGGTCAGCGGGTCGGCGTTCCGCCCCGGTGACGTGATCACCCACTACGACGGCTCGACCAGCGAGAACACCAACTCCGACGCCGAGGGCCGGATCGTGCTGGCCGACGCGCTGGCGTACGCGGCTGAGCAGTTGAATCCCGATCTGGTGCTCGACCTCGCCACCCTGACCGGCGCGAACGCGGTGGCGCTCGGCAAGCGCACGGCCGCCCTCTACAGCCCGGACGACGACCTGGCGAAGGCGCTGACCGAGGCGGGCGCCGCGGCCGGCGAGCAGATGTGGCGGCTGCCGCTGGCGGACGACTACGTGGAGAACCTGCGCAGCGACATCGCCGACCGGATCAGCGCGCCGCCCGGGCCGGGCTCGGTGATGGCCGCGCTGTTCCTGCGCGACTTCTTCGGCGACGCGAAGTGGGCCCACCTGGACATGTCCGCGCCCAGCTGGGCCGAGGCCCACGATCTGGACCTGACCAAGGGCGCCACCGGCTGGGGCGCCCGAACGGTGCTGAGGTACCTGTCAGCGCTTCACAGCGGTCAGTAG
- a CDS encoding DUF3117 domain-containing protein — protein MAAMKPRTGDGPLEVTKEGRGIVMRVPLEGGGRLVVEMTPDEANALGDALKSIAG, from the coding sequence ATGGCGGCGATGAAGCCGCGGACGGGCGACGGTCCGCTGGAGGTCACCAAAGAGGGTCGTGGCATCGTCATGCGCGTCCCGCTGGAGGGTGGTGGCCGTCTCGTCGTTGAGATGACTCCGGACGAGGCCAACGCGCTGGGTGACGCGTTGAAGTCGATCGCCGGCTGA
- a CDS encoding PaaX family transcriptional regulator, translating into MQARSALFDLYGDYLRARGSRAPVAALVRLLAPLDIAAPAVRTAVSRMVRQGWLHPLRLASGPGYLLTPKAARRLDDAASRVYRTGRGGWDGRFDMILLNDQLGRRDSARLAFLGYGPLSEHVWIAPRASDEIEAALTEAGTGYERFSASHTAGSEIVGRAWDLEGIGRSYEEFVTSLRPVVKAVTARSSDEEAYAARFRLVHAWRSFLFQDPQLPAALLPAQWPGVRAAAFFDKHATRLRPAADRYVERCLQSATRGGRVGFSEP; encoded by the coding sequence ATGCAGGCGCGGTCCGCACTCTTCGACCTGTACGGCGACTACCTGCGTGCCCGAGGCTCCCGAGCCCCGGTCGCGGCCCTGGTCCGGCTGCTGGCGCCGCTGGACATCGCAGCCCCAGCCGTGCGCACCGCGGTGTCGCGAATGGTGCGACAAGGATGGCTGCACCCCCTTCGTCTGGCCTCCGGACCCGGCTATCTGCTGACTCCGAAAGCCGCCCGCCGGCTCGACGACGCGGCGAGCCGGGTGTACCGAACCGGTCGCGGCGGCTGGGACGGCCGCTTCGACATGATCCTGCTGAACGATCAACTCGGCCGCCGGGACTCCGCCCGGCTCGCGTTCCTCGGCTACGGGCCGCTCAGCGAGCACGTGTGGATCGCGCCACGCGCCTCCGACGAGATCGAGGCGGCCCTCACCGAGGCCGGGACGGGGTACGAGCGGTTCAGCGCCAGCCACACCGCGGGCTCCGAGATCGTCGGCCGGGCCTGGGACCTCGAAGGGATCGGCCGGTCGTACGAGGAGTTCGTGACGTCGCTACGGCCGGTCGTCAAAGCCGTCACGGCACGTAGTTCCGATGAGGAGGCGTACGCGGCCCGGTTCCGCCTGGTGCACGCCTGGCGGTCGTTCCTCTTCCAGGACCCGCAACTGCCTGCCGCGCTGTTGCCGGCGCAGTGGCCGGGCGTCCGCGCGGCCGCGTTCTTCGACAAGCACGCCACCCGGCTGCGCCCGGCCGCCGACCGCTACGTGGAACGTTGCCTGCAATCAGCGACCCGTGGTGGACGTGTGGGATTCTCAGAACCATGA
- a CDS encoding enoyl-CoA hydratase-related protein, whose amino-acid sequence MTDSLLVDRTDAVVTLTLNRPEAMNSFTVDLKEALRDTLAQLESDRSCRAIVLAGAGGAFSGGQDLREHATLLESGATDLNTVQVHYNPIAQRLASMPKPVVAAVRGMAAGAGASLSLLADFRIGGPSTRFLMAFANVGLAGDSGISWSLPRIVGHARAVEMLLLAQPVKAEEAYRIGLLSRLLEDDEQVLPAAQELAARLAAGPTIAYGAIKRELSIGDAGTLSDALAAEAQAQAICGATADHKAAVSAFLNKQKPVYEGR is encoded by the coding sequence ATGACCGACTCGCTCCTCGTCGACCGCACTGACGCCGTCGTCACCCTCACCCTGAACCGCCCCGAGGCGATGAACTCCTTCACCGTCGACCTCAAGGAAGCGCTGCGGGACACCCTCGCCCAGCTGGAGAGCGACCGGTCCTGCCGGGCCATCGTGCTGGCCGGCGCCGGCGGCGCCTTCAGCGGCGGCCAGGACCTGCGTGAGCACGCCACGCTGCTGGAGTCGGGCGCCACCGACCTGAACACGGTTCAGGTGCACTACAACCCGATCGCGCAGCGGCTGGCCAGCATGCCGAAGCCGGTCGTCGCCGCGGTCCGGGGGATGGCCGCGGGCGCGGGCGCGTCGCTCTCGCTGCTCGCCGACTTCCGGATCGGCGGGCCGTCGACCAGGTTCCTGATGGCGTTCGCCAACGTCGGCCTGGCCGGGGACAGCGGCATCTCCTGGTCGCTGCCGCGGATCGTCGGGCACGCCCGGGCGGTCGAGATGCTGCTGCTCGCCCAGCCGGTGAAGGCCGAGGAGGCGTACCGGATCGGGCTGCTCTCCCGGCTGCTGGAGGACGACGAGCAGGTGCTGCCGGCCGCTCAGGAGCTCGCGGCACGGCTGGCCGCCGGCCCGACGATCGCCTACGGCGCGATCAAGCGGGAGCTCTCCATCGGCGACGCGGGCACGCTCTCCGACGCCCTTGCCGCCGAGGCTCAGGCCCAGGCGATCTGCGGGGCCACCGCGGACCACAAGGCGGCCGTCTCGGCCTTCCTGAACAAGCAGAAGCCGGTTTACGAAGGGCGCTGA
- a CDS encoding DNA-3-methyladenine glycosylase I produces MTEGLVIGPDGQPRCFWGASSPEYMAYHDDEWGKPVRGDDALFERLTLEAFQSGLAWITILRKRPAFRAAFDNFSIEKVATYTEADADRLMADAGIVRNRMKVDAALHNAKVAADLDEGLSALLWSFAPVARPRPRTRADVPAVTAESTALAKALKKRGFKFVGPTTAYALMQATGMVDDHLADCWVPT; encoded by the coding sequence GTGACCGAGGGTCTGGTGATCGGCCCGGACGGACAGCCGCGCTGCTTCTGGGGCGCGAGCTCCCCGGAGTACATGGCCTACCACGACGACGAGTGGGGCAAGCCGGTCCGCGGCGACGACGCCCTGTTCGAGCGGCTCACCCTGGAGGCCTTCCAGTCCGGCCTGGCCTGGATCACCATCCTGCGCAAGCGGCCGGCGTTCCGGGCCGCGTTCGACAATTTCTCGATCGAGAAGGTGGCGACCTACACCGAGGCCGACGCGGACCGGCTGATGGCCGACGCCGGGATCGTCCGCAACCGGATGAAGGTGGACGCGGCCCTGCACAATGCCAAGGTCGCGGCCGATCTGGACGAGGGCCTCTCCGCGCTGCTCTGGTCGTTCGCCCCGGTGGCCCGTCCCCGCCCGCGGACCCGGGCCGACGTTCCGGCCGTCACCGCCGAGTCCACCGCCCTCGCCAAGGCGCTCAAGAAGCGCGGGTTCAAATTCGTCGGACCCACCACGGCGTACGCGTTGATGCAGGCCACCGGGATGGTGGATGACCACCTTGCGGACTGCTGGGTCCCCACGTGA
- a CDS encoding SRPBCC family protein gives MSGPGSADGAAGLGDAARPGSGEVTATVIVNAPAEKVFAAFLDWEKQSEWIPLTRVKVVEGDGGEGSLVEAVTTLGPAVLRDELRVVKVNAPYEVRVVHCGKVLRGPGAMRCTAMSGDRTQVVLHEWFHLPAGPVGKIAWPVLWPGSKLGFTGALKKFGRLVEQGRLP, from the coding sequence ATGAGCGGCCCAGGTTCAGCCGACGGTGCAGCGGGCCTTGGCGACGCCGCCCGTCCCGGTAGTGGCGAGGTCACCGCCACGGTGATCGTCAACGCCCCCGCGGAGAAGGTGTTCGCCGCGTTTCTGGACTGGGAGAAGCAGTCCGAGTGGATCCCGTTGACCCGGGTCAAGGTGGTCGAGGGCGACGGCGGTGAGGGCAGCCTGGTCGAGGCGGTCACCACGCTCGGCCCGGCCGTGCTCCGCGACGAGCTGCGGGTGGTCAAGGTCAACGCGCCGTACGAGGTGCGCGTCGTCCACTGCGGCAAGGTGCTCCGCGGCCCCGGCGCGATGCGCTGCACCGCGATGTCCGGCGACCGCACCCAGGTCGTCCTGCACGAGTGGTTCCACCTGCCGGCCGGCCCGGTCGGCAAGATCGCCTGGCCGGTGCTCTGGCCCGGCTCCAAGCTCGGCTTCACCGGCGCGCTGAAGAAGTTCGGCCGCCTGGTCGAACAGGGCCGCCTGCCGTGA
- a CDS encoding DivIVA domain-containing protein: protein MGQLLLFIVVALVVATIVFGVTVLLSGGDSGLTPVEPDGRAVPLPSDRPLGESDIAETRFDTTWRGYRMAQVDQALQRAAYDIGYKGELIGVLEAEVAALREGRLEDADALRKAREVAAAPPVPATPPPTEPAAAEQPDDPVAKVAEVPPQASAAPAADGEPADRR from the coding sequence ATGGGTCAGCTTCTGCTCTTCATTGTCGTCGCGCTGGTCGTCGCGACCATCGTCTTCGGCGTGACCGTCTTGCTGAGCGGGGGCGATTCCGGCCTCACCCCGGTCGAGCCCGACGGCCGGGCGGTCCCGCTCCCCAGCGACCGCCCGCTCGGCGAGTCGGACATCGCCGAGACCAGGTTCGACACCACCTGGCGGGGTTACCGGATGGCCCAGGTCGACCAGGCCCTGCAGCGGGCGGCGTACGACATCGGCTACAAGGGTGAGCTGATCGGCGTGCTCGAGGCCGAGGTGGCCGCCCTCCGCGAGGGCCGGCTGGAGGACGCCGACGCGCTGCGCAAGGCCCGTGAGGTCGCCGCGGCCCCGCCCGTGCCCGCCACGCCGCCGCCCACCGAGCCGGCCGCCGCGGAGCAGCCGGACGACCCGGTCGCCAAGGTCGCCGAGGTTCCGCCGCAGGCGTCGGCGGCGCCGGCCGCCGACGGGGAGCCGGCGGATCGCCGATGA
- the ndhC gene encoding NADH-quinone oxidoreductase subunit A: protein MDGYLGSYATLGLVLAAGVLLFVAAFGANRLLRPADPAEPPGKRIAYESGIDPVGGDWAQAQIRYYVYAYLYVLFAVEAVFLFPWALIFDRPGFGGLAIAEMGIFVAVLALGILYAWRKRILTWT, encoded by the coding sequence GTGGACGGATATCTCGGTTCGTACGCCACGCTGGGGCTGGTGCTGGCCGCCGGGGTGCTGCTGTTCGTGGCGGCGTTCGGGGCCAACCGGCTGCTGCGACCGGCCGACCCGGCCGAGCCGCCGGGCAAGCGGATCGCGTACGAGAGCGGGATCGACCCCGTCGGCGGGGACTGGGCACAGGCGCAGATCCGGTACTACGTCTACGCGTACCTCTATGTGCTTTTCGCGGTGGAAGCCGTATTTCTCTTCCCGTGGGCGCTGATCTTCGACCGGCCCGGGTTCGGCGGACTGGCCATCGCCGAGATGGGCATCTTCGTGGCTGTGCTGGCCCTCGGCATCCTCTACGCCTGGCGTAAGCGGATCCTGACCTGGACCTGA
- a CDS encoding 2-oxoacid:acceptor oxidoreductase subunit alpha encodes MAAPAKRVEQLDRVVIRFAGDSGDGMQLTGDRFTSETAQLGNDISTLPNFPAEIRAPAGTLPGVSSFQVHFADYDILTPGDAPNVLVAMNPAALKANLAELPAGADIIVNTDEFTKRNLAKVGYATSPLEDDSLAEYAVHPVPLTSMTVAALADAGVSKKDAERAKNMFALGLLSWMYSRPFQSTLRFLERKFAKRPDLVAANKAAFQAGWNYGETTEVFAVRYEVKPAKMRPGTYRNITGNQALALGLVAAGVRSKLPVFLGAYPITPASDILHELSKHKKFGVTTMQAEDEIAAIGAALGASYGGALGVTTTSGPGVALKGETISLAIALELPLVVVDVQRAGPSTGMPTKTEQADLNMALFGRHGEAPLAVIAPKSPSDCFHAALEAARIALTYRTPVILLSDNYVASGSEPWLLPSVDELPELQVSFATEPNSPDGRFLPYLRDPETMARPWAVPGTAGLEHRIGGLEKADKTGDISYDPANHEFMVRTRQARIDAIPVPDVDVEDPEENARVLVLGWGSTYGPIGAACRALRQRGLSIAQAHLRHLAPLPANLGEVLAGYDKVVVPEMNLGQLASVIRAKYLVDAVPFNQISGLPFTAATLESMLEDVVKNG; translated from the coding sequence GTGGCCGCTCCCGCGAAGCGAGTCGAGCAGCTGGACCGGGTAGTCATCAGATTCGCCGGCGACTCCGGCGATGGTATGCAGCTCACTGGAGACCGGTTCACTTCAGAGACCGCTCAGCTTGGCAACGACATCTCGACCCTGCCCAACTTTCCCGCCGAGATCCGTGCACCAGCTGGGACGCTCCCCGGCGTGTCCAGCTTTCAGGTGCATTTCGCCGACTACGACATCCTGACCCCCGGTGACGCGCCGAACGTCCTGGTGGCCATGAACCCGGCGGCGCTCAAGGCCAACCTGGCCGAGCTGCCGGCCGGCGCCGACATCATCGTGAACACCGACGAGTTCACCAAGCGAAATCTGGCGAAGGTCGGATATGCGACCAGCCCGCTGGAGGACGACTCGCTCGCTGAGTACGCGGTGCATCCGGTCCCCCTGACCTCGATGACGGTCGCCGCGCTGGCCGACGCGGGCGTCTCGAAGAAGGACGCCGAGCGGGCCAAGAACATGTTCGCGCTGGGCCTGCTCAGCTGGATGTACTCGCGGCCGTTCCAGTCCACCCTGCGGTTCCTGGAGCGCAAGTTCGCCAAGCGCCCCGATCTGGTCGCGGCGAACAAGGCCGCCTTCCAGGCCGGGTGGAACTACGGGGAGACCACCGAGGTCTTCGCCGTGCGGTACGAGGTGAAGCCCGCCAAGATGCGGCCCGGCACGTACCGGAACATCACCGGTAACCAGGCGCTCGCGCTCGGCCTGGTCGCCGCCGGGGTCCGGTCGAAGCTGCCGGTCTTCCTGGGCGCCTACCCGATCACCCCGGCGTCGGACATCCTGCACGAGCTCTCCAAGCACAAGAAGTTCGGCGTCACCACGATGCAGGCCGAGGACGAGATCGCCGCGATCGGCGCGGCGCTCGGGGCCTCGTACGGCGGTGCCCTCGGCGTCACCACGACGAGTGGCCCGGGCGTGGCGCTCAAGGGCGAGACCATCTCGCTCGCGATCGCGCTGGAACTGCCGCTGGTGGTCGTCGACGTGCAGCGGGCCGGCCCGTCCACCGGGATGCCGACCAAGACCGAGCAGGCCGACCTCAACATGGCCCTGTTCGGCCGGCACGGCGAGGCGCCGCTCGCGGTGATCGCGCCGAAGTCGCCGTCCGACTGCTTCCACGCGGCGCTCGAGGCGGCCCGGATCGCGCTGACCTACCGCACCCCGGTCATCCTGCTCTCCGACAACTATGTGGCGAGCGGCTCCGAACCGTGGCTGTTGCCGTCCGTCGACGAGCTGCCCGAGCTGCAGGTCTCCTTCGCCACCGAGCCGAATTCGCCGGACGGGCGCTTCCTGCCCTACCTGCGGGACCCGGAGACGATGGCCCGGCCGTGGGCGGTCCCGGGCACCGCGGGGCTGGAGCACCGGATCGGTGGCTTGGAGAAGGCCGACAAAACCGGCGACATCTCGTACGACCCGGCCAACCACGAGTTCATGGTCCGGACCCGGCAGGCACGCATCGACGCCATCCCGGTGCCGGACGTGGACGTCGAGGACCCGGAGGAGAACGCGCGCGTACTCGTACTGGGCTGGGGTTCGACCTATGGCCCGATCGGGGCCGCCTGCCGCGCGCTGCGCCAGCGCGGGCTGTCGATCGCGCAGGCCCACCTGCGGCATCTGGCGCCGCTGCCGGCCAACCTCGGTGAGGTCCTGGCGGGGTACGACAAGGTGGTCGTCCCGGAGATGAACCTCGGTCAGCTCGCCTCGGTGATCCGGGCGAAGTACCTGGTCGACGCGGTTCCCTTCAACCAGATCAGCGGCCTTCCGTTCACCGCCGCGACGCTGGAGAGCATGCTGGAGGACGTGGTCAAGAATGGTTAG
- a CDS encoding 2-oxoacid:ferredoxin oxidoreductase subunit beta yields the protein MVSPVELKLTAKDFKSDQEVRWCPGCGDYSILAAMQRFMPELGIPRENIVFVSGIGCSSRFPYYMNTYGMHSIHGRAPAIATGLSASRPDLSVWVVTGDGDALSIGGNHLIHALRRNVNLKILLFNNRIYGLTKGQYSPTSEIGKITKSTPAGSADSPFNPLSLALGAEATFVARTIDSDAKHLQSVLRAAAQHEGSAFVEIYQNCNIFNDGAFELIKDPSTRDEHLIRLEQGEPIRFGTDGRFSVVHPEGSFGLKVQEGGTPLVHDATVDDPAYAFALSRLSGSDLNTTPIGVFRNVQRPSYDEIVRKQVLDARAQATGTPEEMLGDLLNAGDTWTIL from the coding sequence ATGGTTAGCCCGGTCGAGTTGAAACTGACCGCCAAGGACTTCAAGTCCGACCAGGAGGTCCGGTGGTGCCCGGGCTGCGGGGACTACTCGATCCTCGCGGCCATGCAGCGCTTCATGCCGGAGCTGGGCATCCCCCGGGAGAACATCGTCTTCGTCTCCGGGATCGGCTGCTCCTCGCGCTTCCCGTACTACATGAACACGTACGGGATGCACTCGATCCACGGGCGGGCCCCGGCGATCGCGACGGGTCTGTCCGCGTCCCGCCCGGACCTGAGCGTCTGGGTGGTCACCGGTGACGGCGACGCGCTGTCGATCGGCGGCAACCACCTGATCCACGCGCTGCGCCGCAACGTGAACCTGAAGATCCTGCTCTTCAACAACCGGATCTACGGGCTCACCAAGGGGCAGTATTCGCCCACCTCGGAGATCGGCAAGATCACCAAGTCGACGCCGGCAGGGTCGGCGGACTCGCCGTTCAACCCGCTGTCGCTCGCGCTGGGTGCCGAGGCGACGTTCGTGGCCCGGACCATCGACTCGGACGCCAAGCACCTGCAGTCCGTGCTGCGAGCCGCGGCCCAGCACGAGGGTTCCGCCTTCGTCGAGATCTACCAGAACTGCAACATCTTCAACGACGGCGCGTTCGAGCTGATCAAGGACCCGTCGACGCGGGACGAGCACCTGATCCGGCTGGAACAGGGCGAGCCGATCCGGTTCGGCACCGACGGGCGGTTCTCGGTGGTGCACCCGGAGGGCAGCTTCGGGCTGAAGGTGCAGGAGGGCGGCACCCCGCTGGTGCACGACGCGACCGTGGACGACCCGGCGTACGCGTTCGCCCTCTCCCGCCTCTCCGGCTCGGACCTCAACACCACCCCGATCGGGGTGTTCCGCAACGTGCAGCGCCCGTCCTACGACGAGATCGTGCGCAAGCAGGTGCTGGACGCCCGGGCCCAGGCCACCGGCACGCCCGAGGAGATGCTCGGCGACCTGCTCAACGCCGGCGACACCTGGACCATCCTGTAG
- a CDS encoding SAM-dependent methyltransferase — MTDAHGLDPEVHASLNTEVAHSARLWNYLLGGKDNFAADREAAQYALALMPELVQSARANREFLGRAVRHLAGDAGIRQFLDIGTGLPTADNTHEVAQGVAPDSRIVYVDNDPMVLVHARALLNSTPEGATDYVDADIRDTPHILSQARDTLDFDQPIAIMLLGIVNFVVDDAEATRIVRDLVAAVPSGSYLVMSHPTKEVNGAAVEQSMKQWNESGAAPICARSRDEIAAFFTGLELLDPGVVTCSAWRPDPARPGITDKVSEFAGVGRKP, encoded by the coding sequence GTGACCGATGCGCACGGGCTGGATCCGGAGGTGCACGCCTCGCTCAACACCGAGGTGGCACACTCCGCGCGGTTGTGGAACTACCTGCTCGGCGGCAAGGACAACTTCGCCGCCGACCGCGAGGCCGCGCAGTATGCGCTGGCCCTGATGCCGGAGCTGGTGCAGTCGGCCCGGGCCAACCGGGAGTTCCTCGGCCGGGCCGTGCGGCATCTGGCCGGCGACGCCGGGATCCGGCAGTTCCTGGACATCGGCACCGGCCTGCCCACCGCGGACAACACGCATGAGGTGGCCCAGGGCGTCGCCCCGGACAGCCGGATCGTCTACGTGGACAACGACCCGATGGTGCTGGTGCACGCCCGGGCCCTGCTGAACAGCACACCCGAGGGCGCCACCGACTACGTCGACGCCGACATCCGGGACACCCCACACATCCTGTCGCAGGCGCGGGACACCCTCGACTTCGACCAACCGATCGCGATCATGCTGCTCGGCATCGTGAATTTCGTGGTCGACGACGCCGAGGCGACCCGAATCGTGCGTGATCTCGTCGCCGCCGTCCCGTCCGGGAGCTACCTGGTGATGTCGCACCCGACCAAGGAGGTCAACGGTGCGGCGGTCGAGCAGTCGATGAAACAGTGGAACGAGAGCGGCGCGGCCCCGATCTGCGCGCGCAGCCGGGACGAGATCGCCGCCTTCTTCACCGGCCTGGAGCTGCTCGACCCGGGCGTCGTGACCTGCTCGGCATGGCGGCCCGACCCGGCCCGGCCGGGCATCACCGACAAGGTCTCCGAGTTCGCCGGGGTCGGCCGCAAGCCCTAG